A genomic window from Silene latifolia isolate original U9 population chromosome 11, ASM4854445v1, whole genome shotgun sequence includes:
- the LOC141615418 gene encoding uncharacterized protein LOC141615418, with the protein MMSPLSSVEEAAAILQQEESQRKNYKGSMKMEAENSAFYANQRSEENVPFCNKCKKKGHSLGSCWRVIGYLVGHPMHQYFPAPQNSDKPKERGNSGDVSRGYRSGMQRGKFQRHPNKGKMAAHVAHAGGDEEMTNVSGSISMTTAQFEQLMSNQKAMGMAYPETEDEMEANFAGLSYQED; encoded by the exons ATGATGTCTCCCCTTTCAAGTGTAGAGGAAGCTGCTGCTATCCTACAACAGGAAGAATCTCAGAGGAAAAATTACAAGGGCTCGATGAAAATGGAAGCTGAAAACTCTGCATTTTATGCTAACCAAAGAAGTGAAGAGAATGTACCCTTCTGCAACAAGTGTAAAAAGAAAGGACACTCATTGGGCAGCTGCTGGAGAGTTATAGGGTATCTTGTTGGGCATCCAATGCACCAATACTTCCCTGCACCTCAGAACTCTGACAAGCCAAAGGAAAGGGGCAACTCTGGGGATGTATCAAGAGGTTACAGATCTGGAATGCAGAGAGGAAAGTTCCAACGCCACCCAAACAAAGGAAAGATGGCTGCTCATGTTGCACATGCTGGAGGAGATGAGGAGATGACTAATGTGTCAGGGTCCATATCCATGACAACAGCTCAATTTGAGCAGCTGATGAGTAATCAAAAGGCAATGGGAATGGCTTATCCTGAAACTGAGGATGAAATGGAAGCCAACTTTGCAG GACTCTCATACCAAGAGGATTAG
- the LOC141615419 gene encoding putative receptor-like protein kinase At5g39000: MIWNQYRIRILWSTIIVLSCIKSDALDTPLLINCGLPKSTRSESPLDGRVWQSDENPAFAPSYLNTISSNVSEDNADDLPYKVGRVFWSDITYTFSITPGPIFIRLYFFPNVTSNNTLPHLFLTSLVANNYTLLHNFNPFLNLLQKTTPQYEFHLILENGENNLKLTFSPGGIINNNTRSSFGYINGIEIETIPEGLYINESNLNYLYVTYPVSEYYLDQNSTAFQTAYRLNVGGENVDRNDDNPGGMRRKWEADEDYVVGERGIKYQPTPGQNNITIQYTKKMPAYVAPKIVYETRRSMGDNPPDINLGRNITWKFEVDPGFDYVVRLHFCEWSADVTGKEQRVMEVYIDGILVDPGLDIWHQAGGSEIPMYKDYVISLPPPAINNNASKVALFLALHPLPRHVVDISLSGLEILKLSDTTRNLAVPNPPYNGTDDTTSLTQIPRDKSSIRKTINIIGSVIGGLLLVSVILLALFRRKIQYNKLFTPANSSRPSLPTDLCRHFSLNQIRVATRDFDQNLIIDRGGFGKVYKGCIDGGATLVAIKGLNPTSKQGEQEFLTEIEMLSKLRHKHLVSLIGYCDEKGETILIYEYMPRGTLRDHLNYRDTKGTNNNQVLSWKQRLTICLGSARGLEYLHAGTKQLIIHRDVKSTNILLDDKWTAKVSDFGLSKVGPASDTGVGHVSTTVKGSFGYLDPDYYKRGQLTEKSDIYSFGVMLFEVLCAQPAVALTFLKFALAIQKESSTL; encoded by the exons ATGATTTGGAATCAGTATAGAATCAGGATCCTATGGAGTACTATAATTGTATTAAGTTGTATCAAGAGTGATGCCTTAGACACTCCACTCCTCATCAATTGTGGGCTTCCCAAGTCCACCCGATCTGAGTCCCCCTTGGACGGTCGTGTATGGCAAAGCGACGAAAACCCTGCTTTTGCTCCATCGTACCTTAACACCATCTCAAGTAACGTCTCAGAGGATAATGCTGATGACCTGCCATACAAAGTAGGACGGGTATTCTGGTCTGATATCACCTACACCTTTTCTATCACTCCAGGTCCTATATTCATACGCCTCTACTTCTTCCCTAATGTTACCTCCAACAACACTCTTCCCCACCTATTTTTGACATCTCTCGTTGCTAATAACTATACTCTTCTACACAACTTCAACCCTTTTCTCAACTTGCTCCAAAAAACTACGCCACAATATGAATTCCATCTCATCCTCGAAAATGgtgaaaataatctgaaattaaCCTTCTCTCCAGGcggtataataaataataatacaaGATCATCCTTCGGATACATCAACGGTATAGAAATAGAAACGATTCCGGAGGGTTTGTATATAAACGAGTCCAACCTGAATTACTTATATGTCACATATCCTGTAAGCGAGTACTACTTGGATCAAAATTCGACTGCGTTCCAGACAGCTTACAGGCTAAACGTGGGAGGAGAGAACGTGGATAGGAATGACGATAATCCAGGGGGAATGAGGCGTAAATGGGAGGCGGACGAAGACTACGTAGTGGGGGAACGTGGCATAAAGTATCAGCCAACTCCAGGACAGAACAACATAACGATTCAGTACACGAAGAAGATGCCAGCCTACGTGGCGCCTAAGATAGTATACGAGACGAGGAGGAGCATGGGAGACAACCCGCCTGATATAAATCTAGGTCGGAACATAACGTGGAAGTTTGAGGTGGACCCGGGGTTTGACTATGTGGTGAGGCTTCATTTCTGTGAGTGGAGTGCTGATGTCACAGGGAAAGAACAGAGGGTGATGGAAGTGTATATTGATGGCATCCTGGTGGATCCGGGTCTTGATATTTGGCACCAGGCTGGAGGATCTGAAATTCCAATGTACAAGGATTATGTTATAAGTCTGCCGCCTCCTGCAATTAATAATAATGCTTCAAAGGTTGCTCTCTTTTTGGCCCTCCATCCTCTACCTCGCCA TGTTGTAGATATATCTCTAAGTGGGTTGGAGATCTTGAAGTTGAGCGATACAACTAGAAATCTTGCAGTTCCTAATCCACCTTACAACGGTACCGACGACACAACTTCACTAACTCAAATTCCAAGGGATAAAAGTTCAATCCGTAAGACGATCAATATTATAGGAAGTGTCATTGGTGGTTTACTACTAGTTTCTGTTATTCTACTCGCTCTGTTTCGACgcaaaatacaatataataagcTATTTACACCGGCCAACTCCTCTAGACCGTCCTTACCAACTGATCTTTGTCGACATTTCTCGTTGAACCAGATAAGGGTTGCCACTCGCGACTTCGATCAGAACTTAATCATTGACCGGGGTGGGTTTGGCAAAGTGTACAAAGGTTGCATAGATGGTGGAGCCACTCTTGTGGCTATCAAAGGACTCAACCCGACATCAAAACAGGGGGAGCAAGAGTTCTTGACTGAAATTGAGATGCTTTCAAAACTGCGTCACAAACATTTGGTATCCCTAATCGGTTACTGCGATGAAAAGGGAGAGACGATATTAATATACGAGTACATGCCTCGTGGCACCCTTCGTGACCACTTGAATTACAGGGACACTAAGGGAACAAACAACAATCAAGTATTATCGTGGAAGCAACGTTTGACTATTTGCCTCGGATCTGCTCGTGGGCTAGAATATCTTCATGCAGGCACAAAGCAACTGATTATCCACCGTGATGTCAAGTCCACCAATATCTTGCTCGATGACAAATGGACCGCCAAGGTGTCGGACTTTGGGCTCTCTAAAGTGGGTCCTGCAAGTGACACAGGAGTGGGACATGTTAGTACTACTGTTAAAGGTAGCTTTGGGTATTTGGATCCAGACTATTATAAACGTGGACAATTAACTGAGAAGTCAGACATTTATTCATTTGGGGTCATGTTATTTGAAGTCCTATGTGCCCAACCAGCGGTTGCCTTAACCTTCCTAAAGTTCGCGCTTGCTATACAAAAGGAATCCTCCACACTTTAG
- the LOC141612500 gene encoding receptor-like protein kinase FERONIA, with product MHNCIKLLILIIVWSCITSDAFNDTSDAFNDTSLLINCGLPVSTQSKSISDGRVWQSDDDPDFAPSYLNTVSTSFSENADDLPYKVGRVFWSDITYTFTLTPGPKFIRLYFFPNVSFNNTLPHQFLTSLVANSFTLLDKFNPFLNSQGKPFIILEFLIFIQNDEDNLNLIFSPESPGILSNGSPDGLHGYVNGIEIESIPDGLYLNDSNLIYTDANDPEMGYTFDKDLTALQTAYRLNVGGEIVDERNDNPGGMKRKWDADEDYVVGERGIKLEPDPKWVSSKNNSGTNAAPKIVYGTARSMGDNSAEINLKRDLTWVFQVDPGFDYLVRLHFCELDANVTGIDERVMNLYIDGNLAEEDLDIWYEAGGFGIPVYKDYVITVPAHNPTTASKAALSLALRPLRPGRVIDVSLSGLEILKVSDTARNLAVPNPPYNSTDTTSLNQTPISAKSSIRKTLIIIGSVITGLLLVSVIILALFRSRLQYKKLFTSANSSRPSLQTDLCRRFSLSQIRVATHDFDQNLIIGRGGFGKVYKGCIDGGATDVAVKRLNSTSKQGEQEFLTEIEMLSRLRHRHLVSLIGYCDEKGEMILIYEYMPRGTLRDHLSYRDTKGTSNNQVLSWNQRLMICLGSARGLEYLHGGTKQLIIHRDVKSTNILLDDKWTAKVSDFGLSKVGPASDTGVGHVSTIVKGSFGYLDPEYYQRGQLTEKSDVYSFGVMLFEVLCARPAVELNLPKVRACYTKGILYTVVDPTLTGQITSECLSKFGEIAELCIRANRDERPSMRDVVLSLEFMLTLQQTAENTGDISLMVDFTIRNNATCGGENGASTISFGENVCESRAVGVDTQGSIMVSNTAVTNSHMEVKSGSVFSEIFDLRAR from the exons ATGCATAATTGCATTAAGTTGTTAATTCTGATAATTGTTTGGAGTTGTATCACAAGTGATGCTTTTAACGACACAAGTGATGCTTTTAACGACACATCACTCCTCATCAATTGTGGGCTTCCGGTGTCCACCCAATCTAAGTCCATCTCCGATGGTCGTGTATGGCAGAGCGATGACGACCCTGATTTCGCTCCATCGTACCTCAACACCGTCTCAACTAGCTTCTCAGAGAATGCTGATGACCTGCCATACAAAGTAGGTCGGGTATTCTGGTCTGATATCACCTACACCTTCACTCTCACCCCAGGCCCCAAATTCATACGACTCTACTTCTTCCCTAATGTTTCATTCAACAACACTCTTCCTCACCAATTTTTGACATCTCTCGTTGCTAATAGCTTCACTCTTTTAGACAAATTCAATCCTTTCCTCAACTCACAAGGGAAACCATTTATTATACTTGAATTcctaatttttatacaaaatgatGAAGATAATCTCAACTTAATCTTCTCTCCAGAGTCTCCAGGTATACTCAGTAACGGTTCTCCTGATGGTTTGCACGGGTACGTGAATGGTATAGAAATTGAGTCCATTCCAGATGGTTTGTACTTAAACGACTCCAACCTGATTTATACTGATGCCAATGATCCAGAAATGGGATACACATTCGATAAGGATTTGACCGCATTGCAGACGGCTTATAGGCTAAACGTGGGAGGGGAGATAGTGGATGAGAGGAACGACAACCCAGGGGGAATGAAGCGTAAATGGGACGCAGACGAAGACTACGTAGTCGGGGAACGAGGCATAAAGTTGGAACCAGATCCAAAGTGGGTGAGCTCAAAGAATAACAGCGGCACAAACGCGGCGCCTAAGATAGTATACGGGACGGCTAGGAGCATGGGAGACAACTCGGCTGAGATAAATTTAAAACGGGACCTTACGTGGGTGTTCCAGGTGGACCCGGGGTTTGATTATCTGGTGAGGCTTCATTTCTGTGAGTTGGATGCTAATGTCACGGGGATTGATGAGAGGGTGATGAATTTGTATATTGATGGCAACCTGGCAGAGGAGGATCTTGATATTTGGTACGAGGCTGGAGGGTTTGGTATTCCAGTGTACAAGGATTATGTTATAACTGTCCCTGCTCATAATCCTACTACTGCTTCAAAGGCTGCTCTTTCCTTGGCCCTCCGTCCTTTACGTCCTGGCCG TGTTATAGATGTATCGCTGAGTGGGTTGGAGATCTTGAAGGTGAGCGATACGGCTAGAAATCTTGCAGTTCCTAATCCACCTTACAACAGTACCGACACAACTTCACTAAATCAAACTCCAATAAGCGCTAAAAGCTCAATCCGTAAGACTCTCATTATTATTGGAAGTGTCATTACTGGTTTACTACTAGTTTCTGTTATTATACTTGCTTTGTTTCGAAGTAGACTACAGTATAAGAAGCTATTTACATCGGCCAACTCATCTAGACCATCCTTACAAACCGATCTATGTCGACGTTTCTCGTTGAGCCAGATAAGGGTTGCCACTCATGACTTCGATCAGAACTTAATCATTGGCCGGGGCGGGTTTGGAAAGGTGTACAAAGGTTGCATAGATGGTGGAGCCACTGATGTGGCAGTCAAACGATTAAACTCGACATCCAAACAGGGGGAGCAAGAGTTCCTTACTGAAATTGAGATGCTTTCAAGACTACGTCACAGACATTTGGTGTCCTTGATCGGGTATTGTGATGAAAAGGGAGAGATGATATTGATATACGAGTACATGCCCCGTGGCACCCTTCGTGACCACTTGAGTTACAGGGACACTAAGGGAACAAGCAACAATCAAGTATTATCATGGAACCAACGTTTGATGATTTGCCTAGGATCGGCTCGTGGGCTAGAATATCTCCATGGGGGCACAAAACAGTTGATCATTCACCGTGATGTCAAGTCCACTAATATTTTGCTCGATGACAAGTGGACCGCCAAGGTGTCAGACTTTGGGCTCTCGAAAGTCGGTCCTGCAAGTGATACAGGAGTGGGCCATGTTAGTACTATTGTTAAAGGTAGCTTTGGGTATTTGGATCCCGAGTATTATCAACGTGGACAATTAACTGAGAAGTCGGATGTTTATTCATTTGGAGTCATGTTATTTGAAGTCCTATGTGCCCGACCAGCGGTTGAACTTAACCTTCCTAAGGTTCGAGCTTGCTACACAAAAGGGATCCTTTACACTGTAGTCGATCCTACTCTAACAGGTCAAATCACATCGGAGTGTCTAAGTAAATTTGGGGAGATTGCAGAATTGTGTATAAGGGCTAATCGAGATGAACGTCCCTCAATGAGGGACGTAGTATTGAGTTTAGAATTCATGTTAACACTTCAACAAACCGCCGAGAACACGGGTGACATTAGTCTAATGGTGGATTTTACAATTAGAAATAATGCTACTTGTGGTGGTGAAAATGGTGCTTCGACAATTTCATTTGGGGAAAATGTTTGCGAAAGCAGAGCAGTTGGTGTTGATACTCAAGGGTCGATTATGGTTAGTAATACTGCTGTTACAAATTCTCATATGGAGGTCAAGTCGGGTTCAGTCTTTTCTGAGATCTTTGATCTAAGGGCTAGATGA